GCAGTTGAATATGCAGTTTTGCATCTCAAGGTTCAAGAAATTGTGGTGATTGGGCACAGTGCCTGTGGTGGAATCAAAGGACTCATGTCTTTCCTATATGATGGAACCACCTCTACGTATGGGCCTCATTGCtctacaaaaagaaaaaagctttCTACATTTACTAACTAATTAAATAACTGATTCATTTACTAACTATAATCTGATCGAGAATTGCAGTGATTTCATAGAAGATTGGGTTAAGATTGGAATGCCTGCTAAGACCAAGGTTCAAGCAGAACACGGGGGCGAGCCCTTGGGAGTTCAATGTACACATTGTGAGAAGGTATACCTTAAATCTCAGCTTCTCGGGATAGAAAACGAGTTACATATATCCATGTCTAGCACACATGGAGTCATGATTATGGGAATATCACCTTGATTGAACATACTAGAATAGATTGTATGAACCAACTGGGCTAAGTCCTGGTTCAGAAGTTTCTAACCGACGATGGgtgtattatatataatttcaggAAGCAGTGAATGTATCCCTTGGAAACTTGCTAAGTTATCCATTTGTGAGAGATGGATTGGTGAGGAAAACTCTAGCACTCAAGGGTGGTTACTACGATTTCGTTAAAGGAAGTTTCGAGCTTTGGAGTCTCAATTTCCAGCTTTCTTCGCCCCTCTCCGTCTGAAATTATCATCTGCAGTGACACCATCTTTGTTCCTTAATTACTTCTTTTTCCTACAGTATTGTACTACGCATGCTTGTCTCCTTTTGGACTTATGAATAAGAGAAACATATGCTTCTAATGACTATATTAATGGCTGCCCCAGGACCGCCTTTCAGTCCTCTTATTTTATCTACCATCGTAAACGTTCTCGACTGTTAGCGAGTGCGTATCATCTTATGAGAAAATTTGTGATGGGACTTGGGATTGGTTAGCCATAATTCCTCTCCTCTTTCTCCCTTTAATCTCGAGGGGCTGTTAGACTTATTATGTGTAATATTACAGGGTTGGATAATAAATTtgctttttgaaattttaaatgtcCCACAAATATGCTTTTTACCCTATGTGAGATTGATATTTTCAAACATCTCACTCTTCCATTATTAAACATCATTCAATAAAGGCTTGGTTTCTCAGCAGTTTGTTCATTCCAGAACTTGAAGCATTTTTAATTGCCATTAAACCATTgatgtatatattaaaatattcttgTTTGAGATCTGTATATATTATGCCGAAACCACCAAACCTgaacaaataaattttcattcaatacTCTTTTCTATAAATGTGAACTGCATATCTACATAAAATTATAGTAATTGAACCTGACCTTACacaaactgaaaaatatatttcgAGTAAAATTTATTAGCCTTTCCACCATGATAGCTTTTATTGGCACTCAAACAGTTTAATATCTTAATCTTCAaacacatgaaataaaaatggttttacAGTTCATTAAATTCGATAATGGTTGTTTTGATTGTGATATTTGTTTCAGATATATCTTAATCTTCAAAGACATGAACTGctcaaatacatgaaaaatcttttgaaaaatttaacaTTGCCATGTTAGATGCATACttatatctaaaaataaaaccGGAATCTAATAACATAGTCTCTAGCTAAGATGAAAAGAAGAATATTCATGGAAGTGGTCAATCATGGCAAGTGTACTTAGCTCATAATCATGGTCAGGAATCCAGAAAGTGTTGATATAACTCTCACTGGTCATTGATTCTTGAGTAGTATTGTTTAAGACCCGATGATCAATGGCTTCCTGCTGGTTACTTTGATCCACTGTTATACCCGTGGTTTCAGTGGTGGTTCCATGTCCAGGACTTGGATCCGTGGCTGCCTCATCAACATGACACACTTTGACTTGCTTTGAACTTTGACAAAAATCGATCCTCGTCTCGTTTTGATCAATGATCCC
The sequence above is a segment of the Gossypium raimondii isolate GPD5lz chromosome 4, ASM2569854v1, whole genome shotgun sequence genome. Coding sequences within it:
- the LOC105780907 gene encoding carbonic anhydrase, chloroplastic, with translation MGDKSYEEAIEALKKLLSEKGELKAVAAAKVDQVTAELKTTSDDSVERLKQGFVYFKSQKYEKNPALYAELAKGQSPKYMIVACSDSRVCPSHVLDMQPGEAFVVRNVANIVPPYDQTKYAGTGSAVEYAVLHLKVQEIVVIGHSACGGIKGLMSFLYDGTTSTDFIEDWVKIGMPAKTKVQAEHGGEPLGVQCTHCEKEAVNVSLGNLLSYPFVRDGLVRKTLALKGGYYDFVKGSFELWSLNFQLSSPLSV